Within the Ignavibacteriota bacterium genome, the region ACATTGAATGGACAAAACGAGACCCTGATTTGGATGCGATTCGGAAAGAACCGGAATACATAGAACTCATGAAAGGAAAGTAAAAGTATGACAGACCAAACAATATCACATTATAAAATTTTAGAAAAACTCGGCGAAGGCGGAATGGGCGTTGTCTATAAAGCCCAGGATTTGAAACTCGACCGTATCGTTGCGATAAAATTTCTTCCACAACATCTTTCGAGTTTGGAAGAAAGTAAAGCACGGTTCCTTCAGGAAGCAAAGGCAACGGCTTCGCTGAATCATCCGAACATTCTCAATGTATATGAAATTGATGAACAGACCATCGGAATGTTTTTTGTGATGGAATACATTGAAGGAAGAACGTTAAAGTCTCACATTCTGAGTTTGAAGAGCGGAGAAGGAATTCCTGTTCGTCAGGCAATCGCATGGACGATGGAAATCGCTCAAGGATTGCGCGCCGCACACGAAAAAGGTGTTATCCATCGCGACATCAAACCGGAAAACCTCATGTTGACGAAGGAAAGCCATCCGAAAATTATGGACTTCGGAATTGCGAAACTGAAAGGTGGAACCGGTCTGACGAGAACAGGAGCGTCGCTCGGAACACTTTCCTATATGTCGCCGGAACAAATGCAGGGTTTACCGGCAGACAACCGTTCTGACATCTGGTCGCTTGGAATTGTTTTTTATGAAATGCTGACAACGGAATTACCGTTCAAGGCGGAACATTCCGCCGGTCTTTCCTATTTGATTATCAATGAAGATCCTCCTTCGCCGAGTTTGCTTGACCGCAGAATTCCGTTGGCGGTTGACGCTGTTGTCAGGAAAATGATGGAGAAGGAACCGGGAAAACGGTATCAGAATATGCAGGAGGTTATTGAATCGTTGGAAACCGTACGAACCGAACTGGATAATGTTGTTTCAGCCTCAAAGACGAAAGCCATTGCAGTGCTTCCGTTTACAAACATGAGCAATGACCCGGAGAATGAATACTTCAGTGATGGTTTGACAGAAGAGTTGATTTTGAATTTGTCGCGGTTGAAAGATATCAGAGTTGTCTCGCGAACGACATCCATGCAGTATAAAGGAACAAAGAAAGATATCAAGACAATCGGAAGAGAACTTGGAACGCGATACATGCTTGAAGGAAGCGTACGAAAATTTCAGAACAACATTCGCATCACTGCTCAGTTAATTGATGTGGAAAGCGATGCGCAACTCTGGGCTGAAGCGTTCAAAGGCTCGCTTGCTGACGTGTTTGATTTTCAGGAACAGACATCGAAGC harbors:
- a CDS encoding protein kinase, translated to MTDQTISHYKILEKLGEGGMGVVYKAQDLKLDRIVAIKFLPQHLSSLEESKARFLQEAKATASLNHPNILNVYEIDEQTIGMFFVMEYIEGRTLKSHILSLKSGEGIPVRQAIAWTMEIAQGLRAAHEKGVIHRDIKPENLMLTKESHPKIMDFGIAKLKGGTGLTRTGASLGTLSYMSPEQMQGLPADNRSDIWSLGIVFYEMLTTELPFKAEHSAGLSYLIINEDPPSPSLLDRRIPLAVDAVVRKMMEKEPGKRYQNMQEVIESLETVRTELDNVVSASKTKAIAVLPFTNMSNDPENEYFSDGLTEELILNLSRLKDIRVVSRTTSMQYKGTKKDIKTIGRELGTRYMLEGSVRKFQNNIRITAQLIDVESDAQLWAEAFKGSLADVFDFQEQTSKQIVDALMVKLTPVEQVALTKRSTMDAEAFDCNLRARNFLYRRTKNSLQFSIHLFQQAIELDPRYASAYAGLGEAYATLFQDFEKKDFWLQKAIESSLKALMYDASLSEAYAALGLAYLNQKSLDEAITASRKAIELDPNNYTGHWILGRIYHTTDRYKEAIEMFKKVLALNPEFYSAGSDLYLAYMQLGEKEKSSEQLQSNLMLYPKYLSKHPDDARCHMFYAIDLIQLDKKEEAKAEAAKALELNPGDPLMLYNAACFYAQMGEKKLAIDSLRNAVIAGYQNFEWAARDTDLDSIRNEPEYVELMKGK